The Flavobacteriales bacterium nucleotide sequence ATGCGGAAGGGCTCCACATTGAAATTGTTCTTTGTGCTGTTCTTGAAGGAATCTCCATCCTGCTTGTACTTCTGTTTGTACATGGATTCGAGATGAAATCCACCCACAAATCCAGCAGCCAGATGAAAACTCTTCTCACGCTTGAGAGAAGTATTGAATTCCAATAATAGAGGCACGTTGATCCAGGTCGTTCTGAATTTATTCTTGTTGAGACTCAGGGAGCTGTCCATGAAGGCTACTAGAGAATCGTTGACATTGGCCAAGGTGTAGTCATTCTTGAGGCGATAGCTATTGACCTGCAATCCTGCTCCTGTAGTCAGACCGACATAGTCCTTGATGAATCGGAATTTCTGCTCCCAGAAATTGATGCTGAAACTCCGCGAACCGAAGGTGCTCGTGGCGAGATAGGGGATGGAATCATTGAGGTCGGCTTCCCCATCTGCATCTAGGAATCCATTGATACCGATATCTATACCGGCCCAGTTGGTCAGCGAATACTTCCTGTCCCGATCGACCCACTCATCATCATCCTCTTTGGTCTTCACCTCGGGATTCTCCTCATTGACGATGATGATGGTACTCTTCTTCATCTTGATCTTGGTGGTGTCCTTCACCTCCCCGGTCAGTGTGTCCATGGTCTGCACTTTGACCTTGAGCCCTTCTTTACCCGCTTTGAGTTCGATGGTCTCCAGATCATGATCCGTGCTGTCAGGCTCGGTCTGGGCCTGTAGGGATACACTGCTCATCAGAGCGATGATAGTGATACTGAGTAGTAGTGTGCGCATGGTATTCTTTCTTAAGGTGGTTCTGTTCGTGTGACGGTCTGTTCTGTCTGATTGTTACATCGATCGATTCAGCGGGTCCTTCTTCCTCTGGATATCTCGAAAC carries:
- a CDS encoding outer membrane beta-barrel protein, yielding MRTLLLSITIIALMSSVSLQAQTEPDSTDHDLETIELKAGKEGLKVKVQTMDTLTGEVKDTTKIKMKKSTIIIVNEENPEVKTKEDDDEWVDRDRKYSLTNWAGIDIGINGFLDADGEADLNDSIPYLATSTFGSRSFSINFWEQKFRFIKDYVGLTTGAGLQVNSYRLKNDYTLANVNDSLVAFMDSSLSLNKNKFRTTWINVPLLLEFNTSLKREKSFHLAAGFVGGFHLESMYKQKYKQDGDSFKNSTKNNFNVEPFRMEGMLRIGYGSVNLFTTIQLTQLFKENTGPEIYPFTVGITLLDFD